The DNA region GCGGCGCGCATGACAGTGCCGTCGATGACCTCGCCGGACAGGACAGGGAAGGCCTTCTTGAGGATTTTGACCGAGCCGTCTTCGCGGACCAGCTGGATGGCGATGGTGCCTTCGGATCCGATGACCACGGACTTCTCGTTGGAGCGGAAGTCGTCAGAGGTCATGTGGGCAACGTTGGTCTTGGAGTCCGGGGACCAGGCGCCCATGGAGTGCGGATTCTGGCGGGCGTAGTTCTTGACGGACAGCGGCGCACGGCGGTCCGAGTTCCCCTCGCGCAGGACCGGGTTCACGGCGGAGCCCTTGATCTTGTCGTATCGGGACCGGACGGCCGTTTCCTCGTCGGAAGCAGGGTTGTCCGGATAATCCGGCAGGTTGTAGCCCTGGCCCTGCAGCTCGGCGATGGCCGCCTTCAGCTGCGGAATGGAAGCGCTGATGTTGGGAAGCTTGATGATGTTGGCTTCGGGCGTCTTTGCCAGTTCACCCAGTTCGGCAAGGGCGTCACCGATCTGCTGCTCCGACGTGAGATAGTCACCGAACACGGAGATGATGCGGCCGGCGAGCGAGATGTCACGGGTTTCCACCTCCACACCTGCGGTCGACGCGTAGGCCTCGATGATGGGCAAGAACGAATATGTCGCCAGCATCGGCGCTTCGTCAGTGTGGGTATAGATAATCTTGGCCATAGTTCGGGTGTCTCCCTGGTATATGCGTATAGCTGGAGTCGTGTGTTATTTCAACGGGTCTAACTTACCCGAGGAGGCGGGGTCGGCGCCTACCGGGAGCGCAGAATACAGTTGCGTTACTGCTGGCGGCTACATCAAGGAACTCCATTGCTGGCCTTGGGTCAGCGCACTCGGGCCCTAGAACGCGATGCGGCGCAAAAGATCCCGGAACTGGGCACGTTCAGCCGGCGTGAGGTTCGCCATAGCCTGGTCCTCCGCCAGCTGCGTGGCCTCAGCGGCCTTGGCAAGCAGCCGCAACCCCTTCGGGGTGCCTTTGATAACTTTGGAGCGGCGGTCCTGAGGATCCGTTTCCCGTTTCACGAGTCCCCGTTGCTCAAGCCCGTCCACGAGCGCAACGATCTGGCTTGGATCCAGCAGCAGGAATTCAGCGAGTTCCCGCTGCGACGGTGCTTCCCCACTGCAGGCAAGCGACAGGACCGCATACGAGCGGATTTTCAGGTCAAGCGGCGCCAGCAGGGCATTGGCTTTGGCACTTCCTATCGCCCGTGCCCGGGCGGTCAGGAATTCAATCTCGGCCACAAGCGGGCTATCCAGGAGCCGATCGAGGCCCTCCGGGGGCGAGACTTCCGTGCTGGGGAGCTGGTTCATTGGTCAATCCTATAGTTGATGTCCTTTATCACCATCCGTTTACAGAAAAAACATAACTATTGACTTTTTCAATCATTCGGGTTGACATAGATACATCCGTTGTGTGCTAACTCACATGGTTAGTGACGCCCGACGGCGGAACCAGCCCGCCGTCGTCGGGCATTAGCTTTACCGTTTCTCCGCCAACCCCCGGCGGCTGACGCAACAGCGTCCGGCCCAGCAAGCCATGGAACTCAAGGAAGAGTCAAAAAATGAAAAGGCATCTCGCTCAACTGCTCGCCGCCGGCGCCCTCGCGGCCTTGGCACTCACAGGCTGCGGTTCCGGCTCACTCTCGGGCCCGGCCAGCACCGCCGAAGGCTCCTCTCCAGGCTCCTCGACAGCAGCAGGCGGAGACCTGAAGAAGATCACGGTCGGCGTCCTGTCCATAGCCCCTTCTGTTGCGCTCCAGTACGGGGTCGATGAAGGCATCTTTGCTGACCACGGCCTCAACGTTGAACTCCAGACCGGGCAAGGTGGAGCAGCCATGCTGCCGGCAGTCTCCACGGGGACCATGAACTTCTCGGTCGGAAATCCTCTCTCCGTGATGCTCGCCGTGAACAAGGGCCTGGACATGAAGATCGTCAGCGGCTTCAGCAATTCGAAGACCGAGGGCGAGGACATCAACGGCGTTGTAGCCGCCCAGGCCTCGGGCATCACGTCCTTCGGAAACCTTGAAGGTAAGACAGTGGCGGTCAACACGCTGAAGACCCAAGGCGACCTGACCATCATGGAAAGCGCAGCACAGGCTGGCGCCGATCCGGCCAAGATCAAATTTGTCGAAATGCCGTTTCCCGACATGCAGGCCCAGCTGGACCGCGGATCAGTGGACGCCATCTGGCTGCCGCAGCCCTTCCTGGCCAAAGCGCTCTCAGACACCAAAAACGTACTCGTGGGAAGTCCAAACCAGAAGGCCCTTCCGGGCCTGCCAACGATGGTGAGTTTCACCAGCGGCAACTTCGCGCAGCAGAATGCCGGCACGGTCAAGGCTTTCAGGGAAGCCATGGAAGAAACGCTGGCGAAGGCCGAACAGAATCCTGACGCGGTGCGTGCCCTCCTGCCCAAGTTCATGAACATGGACCCGGCCGTCGCCCAGAAGCTGAAGATGGAATCGTTCGACGGCAAAGTTCCCACCGCCGTGCTCGCGGACCTTGGATCCCTGATGGTCAAGTACAACTACGTGGACAAGAATCCAGACGTCAACGCGATGACCGTCAAATAGAGAAGTCACGAAAATATGAACGGCAACATCGAGACGCCCGCCCTGGGCCTGAAATCCCGGGAACAGGGATCAAGGGCCATTTCACCGCGGATTCCCCGACGCGCGTGGCCGTTGCAGCGGATCCTGGGTCCGGTGGGAATCCTGGGGTTCCTGCTCACCTGGGAGCTGATTCCACGGGTTGGCATCGTTGAAGCGCGTTTCCTGCCCCCGGCCAGTGACGTCATAGCCGCACTGCTGCGGTACTCCGGGCTGACCGCCTTCTGGGTGAGCGTGGGTGAAACGCTGCTGGCCTGGTTCCTGGGCCTGCTGATGGCCGTCATTGCCGCCATCGTTCTTGGGTTTCTCATCGGCTCGTCCACCTTCCTGAGGACGGCGACGAACTCCACCGTGGAGTTCCTGCGGCCCATCCCCTCAGTGGCGCTGATCCCGCTGGCAGTGCTGTTGTTCGGCGTGAAAATCGAGTCTTCCCTGATGCTGATCGTCTACGCGTCCTTCTGGCAGGTCTTCATCCAGGTTCTCTACGGGGTGGCCGATATCGACATGGTGGCCAACAACACGGCCAAGTCCTACGGCCTGGGCCCCATGGCGAGGATCCGCTACGTGGTGTTCCCTACCGCCCTGCCGTATTTGATGACCGGCGTCCGCTTGGCCGCCGCCGTCGCCCTGATCCTGGCGATCACCGCGGAACTCATCATCGGTTCACCAGGCCTGGGCCGCGAGATCGCCCTGGCCCAGTCGGGCGGTTCCATCGCCGGCATGTATGCCCTGGTGCTGGCAACGGGCCTGATCGGCGTACTTATCAACATGCTGATGCGGTTCATTGAAAAGAAGACCCTGTCCTGGCACTCGTCAGTCCGTTCTGAGGTGATCGTATGAATTGGGCGAAATCATTCGGGTATGTGGTGGGGCTTCCGCTCCTGCTGGTCCTCATCTGGTGGGCCACCACGATGGGAAGGCCCAACTTCTTCTTCCCCGCACCGGCCCTCCTGATGGACACGTTCGGTGACGTCTGGTTCGGCGAAAGAATCATCACCGACGTCATGCCCAGCCTCGGAAGACTGCTCACCGGAGTTATCGCGGCGATCGGAATCGGCGTGACAACCGGGCTGCTGATCGGATCCGTCAAATGGCTCCGGGCACTGCTGGAACCCACCCTGGAATTCTTCCGTGCCGTCCCGCCGCCGGTGCTGGTGCCGGTGCTCATGCTCCTGATGGGGATCACCGATTCCATGAAGGTAGTGGTGATCATTTCCGGTTGCATCTGGCCGGTGCTGCTGAACACCATCGAAGGCGTCCGTGCGGTAGACGGTGTGCTGTCCGATTCCAGCCGCACCTACGGGATCGCAGGCTGGGCCCGGATCCGGTACCTGGTGCTCCCCTCGGCCAGCCCACAGATCATGGCCGGAATCCGCCAGTGTCTGTCCATTGGACTGATCCTGATGGTCATTTCGGAAATGTTCGCCTCATCGTCGGGGCTGGGCTTCACCATTGTCCAGTTCCAGCGCTCTTTCGCCATCCCTGAAATGTGGTCCGGGATTATCGTCCTGGGCCTGATAGGCGTGGCGCTGTCATTCATCTTCCAGTGGACCGAGCGCCGTGTGCTGCGCTGGTACCACGGTCAGAAAGAGGTAGAAAATGCTGGTTAGTGAGACGTCCGCGAGCGCGGACGACGCCGTGGGCGGCACCCCCGCCCCCGCCATGCTCTCCGTCCGCGGTTTGAAGAAGGTCTACCAGACCGACGGCGGCGAGATCGAGGCGGTCCGGAACCTCACCTTTGATTTGCGGCCGGGAGAGCTCGCCTGCCTCGTGGGTCCGTCGGGTTCGGGCAAGACTACCCTGCTCAAATGCATCGCCGGCCTGATGGCGCCTACTGAAGGCGAAGTCCTCCTCGACGGCACCCGGGTGAGCGGCCCGCCGAAGAAAATGGCTGTGGTGTTCCAGGAATACGGCCGTTCCCTGTTCCCGTGGATGCGGGTCCGCCAAAACGTGGAACTGCCCCTGAAGAACCAGGGCGTACCCAAAGCCGAACGCGACCGCCTCGTCGACGAGGCACTCGAGGCGGTGGGACTGTCCCACGTCCCGCAGTCCTACCCCTGGCAGCTCTCCGGCGGCATGCAACAACGCGTCGCCATCGCCCGCGCCGTCGCCTACCAGCCTGAGGTGCTGCTCATGGACGAACCCTTCGCAGCAGTCGACGCCCAGACCCGCGCCGATCTGGAAGACCTCATCCGCGCCGTCTGGAAAAAGCTGGGCGTGACCGTACTTTTCGTCACCCACGACATTGACGAGTCCGTCTACCTCGGCGAGCGCGTCATCATCCTCTCGAGTTCGCCCACAGTGGTCCAGGAGGACATCATCATCGACCTGCCCCAGGAGCGCGACCAGCTCAACACGCGGGCCCTCCCCCGGTTCACGGAACTGCGCCACCACGTGTACGAGCAGATCCAGCTCGCCAAGAAAGGCCACCGCCCTGCGGCCAGCGTCTCGTGACCCGGAGCAATCTCACCCGCAACGGCGGCCGCTGACTGGAATCAGGCCGCTGCGCACTGGTGAATACAGGCCGAGGTGCATCTCAGTCAGCGGCGCCTGCGGGGACCATCGCTGGGCCACAACGGCACGTACTTGGGGTCCCGGAAGCGCAGCAGTTCCGTAGCCGTGAACGTGTGGACAGGACCCGCGTCGCGCAACTGGAGCGCCTCGGCCGTGGACGTGATCTCCGAGACTACGTCCCGTTTACCTTCGCCAGTAGCAACCTGACGGCCGTCACGGTTGGACTGTTTTTGCGGATTGCCGGAATCGAAACATGACGTGGGCCCCAATTCGCTAAGTGCCCGGAGCCCAGTCGGACAAGCTGATGCTGATAGGAGAAAGGTACCCTTCGGCAGGCGCCTGTGCCAGAGGACGCACCGCTTTCCACGTCCCAAAACGAGCGGATCCCCCCTCCACATATATATCCGCGTATGTGTCCACATGGGTATCCACATATGACGGTCATTCCTATATACAAAGCTGTCATGCCGGGATAAATTCAGTAAGTTCCCCGGCGGGGCCCTCGCAGCCCTCCGCACGCGTTGAGACAGGACAGCAATGACACGTATCAGGTCGATGGCTACCAGCCTTTTGAGTCTTTCCGCTGCCGCCCTTCTGGTTCTTGGTGGCGCCGGCGGGGCGTCGGCCGCTCCTGCAGCCTCGGACGATCAGAAAACCCCGTCCGTCGCCAGCGCAACAGTGGACACCTCCGGCGCGGCCGACTACTGGACCACAGAGCGGATGCGAGCTGCAATCCCCGGTGATGTCCTGGCCGCTAAGGCACTGAAGCGCGGCAACTCTTCCAGCGCAGGAACTGTGGAGAAGGGCTCCAACACCAAGGTCACCGCGACCAATGGCAAGCCCACCATTGCCAAGGACGAGAACCCGGTAAAGCACATCGGCAAGGTCTTCTTCACCCTGGCCGGCGGGAACTACGTCTGCTCCGGCAATGCCGTGAAGTCCGGCAACAAGAGCACCGTATCAACCGCTGGCCACTGCCTCAATGAAGGGCCCGGCGCGTTCGCGACAAACTTTGTGTTTGTGCCTGCCTATCTGAACGGCGCCGCACCCTACGGCAAGTGGACCGCCAGGGCCCTGTATGCGCCCACGGAGTGGAGCGCCAAAGGCGACATGCAGTACGACACCGGCTTTGCGGTGATGAACCAGTTCAACGGCAAGTACCTGTCAGACGTCGTGGGCGCTTCTGCCGTTCAGTTCAACGCGGCACGGGGCCTGACCTATAAATCCTACGGCTACCCCGCAGCCCCGCCCTTCAACGGCGAGAGCCTCAAGAGCTGCACGGGCAAGGCGTCCAACGACAGAAACAACCCGCGGTTGAACACCCAGGGCATCAGCTGCGACATGACCGGTGGTTCCTCGGGCGGACCCTGGTTCATCGGCAGCGGTTCCGATGGCGTCCAGAACTCGATCAACAGCTACGGCTACAGCGGGTCACGCATGATGTACGGCCCATACTGGGGCTCGGTCATCCAGCAGACCTACACAGGTGCGGCAGCGTCCTAGCGAAGCCTCGCCGGACACGCTAACAACTGATTCCTAACTGGCTGGTCGGTCAAAGCCCGACGGCGCCTGTCCCCGCAGCGGGGACAGGCGCCGTCGCCGTTCAACCTCTTAGTGGAAGAAGTGGCGGGCACCCGTGAAGTACATGGTGACCCCTGCCGCGTTGGCCGCTGCGATGACTTCCTCGTCCCGGACGGAGCCACCGGGCTGGACCACGGCGCGGACGCCGGCGTCGATCAGGATCTGCAGGCCATCGGCGAACGGGAAGAACGCGTCCGAGGCAGCCACTGCGCCGCGGGCGCGTTCCGGGGCATGGTTAGCGCCGGGTTCCGCGTTGGAGGCCCCGCCTGCTCCCTCCACATCCGAGCTCACTGTTACGCCAAGGGTGTTGGCCCGCTCAACCGCGAGGCGGCAGGAATCGAGCCGGTTCACCTGTCCCATGCCGATGCCTACCGCCGCTCCTTCGGAGGCGAGCAGGATGGCGTTGGATTTGGCCGCGCGGCAGGCAGTCCAGGCGAACGTGAGGTCGGCCAGCGTTGCCTCGTCAGCGGCTACGCCGGCGGCAAGGGTCCAGTTGGCGGGATCGTCGCCGTCGGCGTCCACCTTGTCGGTGATCTGCACCAGCACGCCGCCGGAGACCTGGCGGATCTCGGCCGGGTAGCGGTCAAAGCCCTCGGGCAGGGCCAGCAGCCGGATGTTCTTTTTCTTGGACAGGATCTCCACGGCTTCCGGCTCGAAGCCGGGGGCTATGACAACCTCGGTGAAGATGCCGGCCACGGTGCGGGCCATGCCGGCGGTCACGGTGCGGTTGGCGGCGATGACGCCGCCGAATGCGGAGACGGGATCGCAGGCGTGGGCCTTGGCGTGGGCATCGGCGATGGGGTCCGTGGCATCAGCCGAGCCCACCGCCACGCCGCACGGGTTGGCGTGCTTGATGATGGCAACGGCCGGCTCGGAGAAGTCGAAGGCGGCGCGGAGGGCGGCGTCGGCGTCGACGAAGTTGTTGTAGCTCATGGCCTTGCCGTGCAGCTGGTCCGCCTGCGCGATGCCAGCCGGGGCAGCCTTGTCCACGTAGAGGGCGGCCTGCTGGTGCGGGTTTTCTCCGTAGCGGAGGACCTCGGAGCGCTCGAGGGCCAGGCCTGCGTACGCCGGCCAGTCGATCACGCCGTCGCCGTCTTCATCCAGGAACTGGCTGGCGGTCCAGGTGGCCACCGCGTTATCGTACGTGGCGGTGTGGGCGAAAGCCTTGGCGGCCAGCCGGCGTCGGGTCTTCAGATCGAAGCCGCCTTCAGCCGCGGCGGTGACCACATCGCCGTAGAACGCGGGGTCAACAACAATGGCGACGGCGGCGTGGTTCTTCGCTGCCGAACGCACCATGGCCGGGCCCCCGATGTCGATCTGCTCCACAACGTCATCCGGTGCGGCGCCGGACTTTACGGTCTCCACGAAGGGGTAGAGGTTCACCACCACCAGGTCGAAGGTTTCGATCTCCATGCCGGCAAGGGTTTCCATGTGCGCCGGGACGCGGCGGTCCGCCAGGATGCCGCCGTGCACGCGCGGGTGGAGGGTCTTCACGCGGCCGTCCAGCATTTCGGGGGAACCGGTGACTTCCTCGACCTCCTGGACCGGGATGCCGGCCTCGGCGATCTTCTTGGCCGTGGAGCCGGTAGAAACGATCTTCACGCCTGCTGCATGCAGGCCCTTGGCGAGCTCCTCCAGTCCGGTCTTGTCGTAAACCGAGATCAAGGCCCGGCGGATGGGAACACGGTCTAGGGATACACGGTCAAGCTGCGTGAAGCTCACAAAAGTCTCCGTCTTATCTCGCGGTTCAGGCCGCGGTTGGTGGGGATACGGCCAGTTTATCGTGAAGCCGGGCCGCGTCCGTTTGCGGGCTGGAGTGTGAAGGTCTGCGGGCCCGGCTAGAGTTTTCACAGGAGGCTGAGATGAATACGTACACCACTGTGCCCAGCGGCGAACAGGTGGTCCAGGAACTGCCATGGCGATGGAGGGTCCAGGGCCGGATCTTTCTGATCGGCGGCCTCGGCTTTATGTTCGACGCCTGGGACGTGACCCTCAACGGCATCCTCATACCGCTGCTCTCCACCCACTGGGCACTGGCTCCGGGCGAGGTTGCGTGGGTAGGGACGGCAAACCTGATCGGCATGGCCCTGGGCGCGTTTGTGTGGGGCACCATTGCGGACACCATCGGACGCAAGAAGGCGTTCACGGCCACGCTGCTCATCTTCTCGCTCTTCACCGTCCTGGGCGCCTTCTCCCCCGACTTCATCTGGTTCTGTGCGTTCCGCTTCATGGCCGGGTTCGGCCTGGGCGGCTGTATTCCCGTGGACTACGCCCTGGTGGGTGAGTTCACGCCCAGGAAGCAGCGCGGCAGGGTCCTCACGGCGATGGATGGCTGGTGGCCTGTGGGTGCCGCGCTGGCAGGATTCGTCTCCGCGGCGCTGGTGGCCTTGTTCGGCGACTGGCGGCTGACCATGCTGGTCATGGTCCTGCCCGCGCTCCTGGTGTTCTGGGTCCGTCGCAGCGTGCCCGAGTCCCCGCTGTTCCTCATCCGCAAAGGCCGCCGGGAGGAAGCAGCCAGGGTCATCGATGACCTGGTGACAGCCACCGGCGCCGAACCCCGCGCCTACAGCCTGCCCGACGCCCAGTCCGTCCCGCGGCTCTCCGCCGGAAGCGCCTGGCAGCAGCTTCGGCTGGTGTGGCAGTTCAACTGGAAGATCACGGCGACGGCCTGGGCACTGTTCTTCAGCATCCTGCTGGTGTATTACCTGTCCCTGACGTGGATGCCCCGGATCCTGATCGGTGCCGGGTTCGCCGAGTACAAGGCGTTTGTGACCACGGCGTCCATGGCGGCCGTCGGCCTGCTCGGCGTGATCGTGGCCGCACTGCTGGTGGAACGGGTGGGGCGAAAGTGGATCCTGGCCATCACCGGTCCGCTGTCCGCGCTGACCCTGGTGATTGTGGCCTTTGTGGTGGACATTCCTACTGCCGCGGTGTTCTGGCTGCTGGTGTTCGGGTTTGTGGTGCAGGTGGCCATCCCTGTGCTCTACGCCTACGTGTCCGAGCTTTACCCCACCGAGCTGCGCGGCACCGGCTTTGGCTGGGCCTCAACGTTCTCGCGGCTTGGGGCAGGCTTCGGGCCGCTGATCTTTGCCAACTACTTCTGGCCTGAGCTGGGGCTGGCCACGTCCTTTGCCCTGGCCGGCGGGCTGGTGCTGGTGGCGGTGCTGTGGATGGCGTTCTTCTCGCCCGAGACCAAGCAGCGCCGCCTCGACTAACGCTTCTCCCTCCCCTCTCCTCCCCAACTGACTCGCATTTAACGTCGTCAAAAACGCTTTTCACGACATTAACTGCGAGTCAGTTGGGCATCCAGCCGCGGTTCTCCAGCGCCGTCCGGACCTTGGCCGCGCCCGCCCGCGCATCGTTGACCATGTGGCGCTTGGAAATTCTGACGAGCGACCACCGGCCCGGCCGAAATCCTCTTCGCGGGCAATGTCCCGGACGACCTGCTCCACCTCGGAATGCCCCTCGCCGTCGTACTCCACCGCCACCTTCTGCTCCGGATAGGCGAGATCCGGTTGACGTACGACGCCGCCACTCAGCTCCCGGGGCACGTTCAGCTGCGGTTCGGGCAAGCCGGCCCGCTCCAATACCAGCGGAAGTCGGGTTTCCGGCGCGGAGTCGGATCCGACCCGGGCCTGCTCCAGCGCAAGGCGCGCCTTCCGGATTCCGGGTGTCCCCTTATGCCTGTCCAGCATGTCGGCGAGGTCCTCCCGGGTTGCAAAGGGCTCAGATCTCCCTTCGAACTCAGGCCTCGGAACGCGCAGCAGGTGATCGGCAACCACGGTCAGTTCATCAATGCTCATCTTCCGGGCGCAGTCCAGCCACGTCCTGGCCCGCGATGTGATCAGCAGACCATGCAGGTCCACGATTTCGTCTGCAAAGAACTGTCCTACGTGACCAGCCACCCCGCCGCGG from Arthrobacter pascens includes:
- a CDS encoding ABC transporter permease, which produces MNWAKSFGYVVGLPLLLVLIWWATTMGRPNFFFPAPALLMDTFGDVWFGERIITDVMPSLGRLLTGVIAAIGIGVTTGLLIGSVKWLRALLEPTLEFFRAVPPPVLVPVLMLLMGITDSMKVVVIISGCIWPVLLNTIEGVRAVDGVLSDSSRTYGIAGWARIRYLVLPSASPQIMAGIRQCLSIGLILMVISEMFASSSGLGFTIVQFQRSFAIPEMWSGIIVLGLIGVALSFIFQWTERRVLRWYHGQKEVENAG
- a CDS encoding MarR family winged helix-turn-helix transcriptional regulator, giving the protein MNQLPSTEVSPPEGLDRLLDSPLVAEIEFLTARARAIGSAKANALLAPLDLKIRSYAVLSLACSGEAPSQRELAEFLLLDPSQIVALVDGLEQRGLVKRETDPQDRRSKVIKGTPKGLRLLAKAAEATQLAEDQAMANLTPAERAQFRDLLRRIAF
- a CDS encoding ABC transporter substrate-binding protein gives rise to the protein MKRHLAQLLAAGALAALALTGCGSGSLSGPASTAEGSSPGSSTAAGGDLKKITVGVLSIAPSVALQYGVDEGIFADHGLNVELQTGQGGAAMLPAVSTGTMNFSVGNPLSVMLAVNKGLDMKIVSGFSNSKTEGEDINGVVAAQASGITSFGNLEGKTVAVNTLKTQGDLTIMESAAQAGADPAKIKFVEMPFPDMQAQLDRGSVDAIWLPQPFLAKALSDTKNVLVGSPNQKALPGLPTMVSFTSGNFAQQNAGTVKAFREAMEETLAKAEQNPDAVRALLPKFMNMDPAVAQKLKMESFDGKVPTAVLADLGSLMVKYNYVDKNPDVNAMTVK
- a CDS encoding trypsin-like serine peptidase; this encodes MTRIRSMATSLLSLSAAALLVLGGAGGASAAPAASDDQKTPSVASATVDTSGAADYWTTERMRAAIPGDVLAAKALKRGNSSSAGTVEKGSNTKVTATNGKPTIAKDENPVKHIGKVFFTLAGGNYVCSGNAVKSGNKSTVSTAGHCLNEGPGAFATNFVFVPAYLNGAAPYGKWTARALYAPTEWSAKGDMQYDTGFAVMNQFNGKYLSDVVGASAVQFNAARGLTYKSYGYPAAPPFNGESLKSCTGKASNDRNNPRLNTQGISCDMTGGSSGGPWFIGSGSDGVQNSINSYGYSGSRMMYGPYWGSVIQQTYTGAAAS
- the purH gene encoding bifunctional phosphoribosylaminoimidazolecarboxamide formyltransferase/IMP cyclohydrolase, which translates into the protein MSFTQLDRVSLDRVPIRRALISVYDKTGLEELAKGLHAAGVKIVSTGSTAKKIAEAGIPVQEVEEVTGSPEMLDGRVKTLHPRVHGGILADRRVPAHMETLAGMEIETFDLVVVNLYPFVETVKSGAAPDDVVEQIDIGGPAMVRSAAKNHAAVAIVVDPAFYGDVVTAAAEGGFDLKTRRRLAAKAFAHTATYDNAVATWTASQFLDEDGDGVIDWPAYAGLALERSEVLRYGENPHQQAALYVDKAAPAGIAQADQLHGKAMSYNNFVDADAALRAAFDFSEPAVAIIKHANPCGVAVGSADATDPIADAHAKAHACDPVSAFGGVIAANRTVTAGMARTVAGIFTEVVIAPGFEPEAVEILSKKKNIRLLALPEGFDRYPAEIRQVSGGVLVQITDKVDADGDDPANWTLAAGVAADEATLADLTFAWTACRAAKSNAILLASEGAAVGIGMGQVNRLDSCRLAVERANTLGVTVSSDVEGAGGASNAEPGANHAPERARGAVAASDAFFPFADGLQILIDAGVRAVVQPGGSVRDEEVIAAANAAGVTMYFTGARHFFH
- a CDS encoding MFS transporter; this translates as MNTYTTVPSGEQVVQELPWRWRVQGRIFLIGGLGFMFDAWDVTLNGILIPLLSTHWALAPGEVAWVGTANLIGMALGAFVWGTIADTIGRKKAFTATLLIFSLFTVLGAFSPDFIWFCAFRFMAGFGLGGCIPVDYALVGEFTPRKQRGRVLTAMDGWWPVGAALAGFVSAALVALFGDWRLTMLVMVLPALLVFWVRRSVPESPLFLIRKGRREEAARVIDDLVTATGAEPRAYSLPDAQSVPRLSAGSAWQQLRLVWQFNWKITATAWALFFSILLVYYLSLTWMPRILIGAGFAEYKAFVTTASMAAVGLLGVIVAALLVERVGRKWILAITGPLSALTLVIVAFVVDIPTAAVFWLLVFGFVVQVAIPVLYAYVSELYPTELRGTGFGWASTFSRLGAGFGPLIFANYFWPELGLATSFALAGGLVLVAVLWMAFFSPETKQRRLD
- a CDS encoding ABC transporter permease; protein product: MNGNIETPALGLKSREQGSRAISPRIPRRAWPLQRILGPVGILGFLLTWELIPRVGIVEARFLPPASDVIAALLRYSGLTAFWVSVGETLLAWFLGLLMAVIAAIVLGFLIGSSTFLRTATNSTVEFLRPIPSVALIPLAVLLFGVKIESSLMLIVYASFWQVFIQVLYGVADIDMVANNTAKSYGLGPMARIRYVVFPTALPYLMTGVRLAAAVALILAITAELIIGSPGLGREIALAQSGGSIAGMYALVLATGLIGVLINMLMRFIEKKTLSWHSSVRSEVIV
- a CDS encoding ABC transporter ATP-binding protein, producing MLSVRGLKKVYQTDGGEIEAVRNLTFDLRPGELACLVGPSGSGKTTLLKCIAGLMAPTEGEVLLDGTRVSGPPKKMAVVFQEYGRSLFPWMRVRQNVELPLKNQGVPKAERDRLVDEALEAVGLSHVPQSYPWQLSGGMQQRVAIARAVAYQPEVLLMDEPFAAVDAQTRADLEDLIRAVWKKLGVTVLFVTHDIDESVYLGERVIILSSSPTVVQEDIIIDLPQERDQLNTRALPRFTELRHHVYEQIQLAKKGHRPAASVS